One stretch of Cohnella algarum DNA includes these proteins:
- the tlp gene encoding small acid-soluble spore protein Tlp, producing MAKPDDRSDNVEHLQEAVQHTIGNLEEAEDYLAEHAEEISPEEAESISDKNARRRNSIERYRSEIKDEAEAGDE from the coding sequence ATGGCAAAGCCGGACGACCGTTCCGATAACGTGGAGCATTTGCAGGAAGCCGTTCAACATACGATCGGCAATCTCGAGGAAGCCGAGGATTATTTGGCCGAGCACGCGGAGGAAATCAGCCCCGAAGAGGCCGAATCGATTTCCGACAAAAACGCGCGCCGGCGCAACAGCATCGAGCGGTACCGCAGCGAAATTAAAGACGAAGCGGAAGCCGGAGACGAGTAA